In a single window of the Vitis vinifera cultivar Pinot Noir 40024 chromosome 6, ASM3070453v1 genome:
- the LOC100232896 gene encoding flavonoid-3,5'-hydroxylase (The RefSeq protein has 6 substitutions compared to this genomic sequence) has product MAIDTSLLLEFAAATLLFFITRFFIRSLLPKPSRKLPPGPKGWPLLGALPLLGNMPHVALAKMAKRYGPVMFLKMGTNSMVVASTPEAARAFLKTLDINFSNRPPNAGATLLAYHAQDMVFADYGARWKLLRKLSNLHMLGGKALEDWSQVRAVELGHMLRAMLELCQRAEPVVVPEMLTFSMANMIGQVILSRRVFETKGSESNEFKDMVVELMTSAGYFNIGDFIPSIAWLDIQGIQRGMKHLHRKFDWLLTKMMEEHTASAHERKGNPDFLDVIMANQENSTGEKLTITNIKALLLNLFTAGTDTSSSVIEWSLAEMLKNPSILKRAHEEMDQVIGRSRRLVESDLPKLPYLQAICKESFRKHPSTPLNLPRVSTQACEVNGYYIPKNTRLSVNIWAIGRDPDVWESPEEFRPERFLSGRNTKIDPRGNDFELIPFGAGRRICAGTRMGIVLVEYILGTLVHSFDWKMPDEVEINMDEAFGLALQKAVSLSAMVTPRLHQSAYAV; this is encoded by the exons ATGGCCATAGATACAAGCCTCTTGCTTGAGTTTGCTGCAGCAACTCTACTCTTCTTCATCACCCGCTTCTTCATTCGTTCTCTCCTTCCCAAACCTTCCCGGAAGCTCCCCCCTGGCCCCAGAGGGTGGCCGCTCCTCGGCGCTCTTCCTCTTCTAGGTAACATGCCTCATGTTGCATTAGCAAAGATGGCCAAAAGATACGGGCCTGTCATGTTCTTGAAAATGGGCACTAACAGCATGGTGGTGGCCTCAACTCCCGAGGCGGCTCGGGCTTTCCTTAAAACGCTAGACATTAATTTCTCTAACCGCCCGCCTAATGCCGGTGCCACACTCTTGGCCTATCATGCCCAAGACATGGTTTTTGCGGATTATGGGGCAAGGTGGAAGCTACTGAGAAAGCTAAGCAACTTACACATGCTTGGTGGGAAGGCTCTTGAGGACTGGTCTCAGGTCCGAGCTGTTGAGCTAGGCCACATGCTTCGATCCATGCTTGAGTTGTGCCAGCGAGCGGAGCCGGTGGTGGTGCCGGAGATGTTAACTTTTTCCATGGCCAACATGATAGGTCAAGTGATTCTAAGCCGCCGGGTGTTTGAAACAAAAGGGTCGGAGTCAAATGAGTTCAAGGACATGGTGGTGGAGCTCATGACCAGTGCTGGGTACTTCAATATTGGCGATTTTATTCCGTCCATCGCATGGCTGGACATCCAAGGGATCCAGCGCGGGATGAAGCATTTACATAGGAAGTTCGACTGGTTATTAACAAAGATGATGGAGGAGCACACGGCGTCAGCCCATGAGCGGAAGGGAAACCCAGATTTTCTGGACGTAATCATGGCAAACCAAGAAAATTCTACAGGGGAGAAGCTCACTATTACCAACATTAAAGCACTCCTCCTG AATTTATTTACTGCAGGAACAGACACTTCATCAAGCGTAATCGAGTGGTCTCTGGCTGAGATGTTGAAAAACCCGAGCATCCTCAAGCGTGCTCACGATGAAATGGATAAAGTGATTGGAAGGAGCCGGCGGCTCGTGGAGTCTGACTTGCCAAAACTTCCATACCTACAAGCCATATGCAAGGAAAGCTTCCGGAAGCACCCATCCACACCACTGAACCTTCCTCGTGTCTCAACCCAGGCATGTGAAGTGAACGGCTACTACATCCCAAAGAACACTAGACTTAGTGTGAACATATGGGCAATCGGGCGAGACCCTGATGTCTGGGAAAGCCCGGAAGAATTCAGGCCAGAAAGGTTTTTAAgtggaagaaatgaaaaaattgatCCTCGTGGAAATGATTTTGAGTTGATCCCGTTTGGGGCTGGACGAAGGATTTGCGCTGGCACTAGAATGGGAATAGTGCTGGTTGAGTACATTTTAGGGACGTTGGTACATTCATTTGACTGGAAAATGCCGGATGGAGTTGAGATCAACATGGACGAAGCTTTCGGGCTTGCGCTGCAGAAGGCAGTTTCTCTTTCGGCCATGGTGACACCAAGGCTTCACCAGAGTGCGTATGCAGTCTGA